GTAATGAATCCCATGGGAAAACCATTGCCAAATGGCTGGCAACCCCTGCAAGATGGGCCTCCAACCCCATGGAAGCCCTTATCCTTACGGAAGCAAGGGCAGCTGAAATACGGGAGGGAGCAAAGGAAAAACACGCTGCAGCCCAGGAAAAAACCAAAGCAGCCCTTGCACAGGCCGAGGCAGATCAGGCAGCAGCCGCAAATGCTGCTTTCCAGAATACGGAGCTGAACAAAAAGGCCGAAGGCTCCATTTCCCAGTGGCGTTCCGCCAGAAGTGCCGAAAGCAGGGCCCGCTCCCAGACAGGAACCCAGGCGTATAATAAAATTCCCTACCTGTTTGGCATCGGTGTTATTTTCATGCTTTTCTTTGCCGCAGGCACGACGGTAATGAACATTAACACAGCCAACTTCATTAAAGGGTTTGGCTTTGTTTTTCTTCTTGCAATCATTTCAGAAATCATCGGCGCCAACAGCACCCTCAGAAGCTGGGGCTTTGGTCCTCTCATCTGGGCCATCCTCGGCGGCATGCTCATTGCCAATACCATAGGAACTCCACAGTTCATCAAAGACGCAGCCCAGACCGAATATTTCATCAAAACAGGCCTTGTGCTTCTGGGTGCTGAAATCCTCTTCGGTAAAATCCTTGCCATCGGCCTTCCCGGCATTTTTGTGGCATGGGTGGTCACGCCGACGGTTCTGGTACTGACCTACATCTTCGGTCAGAAAGTTCTGAAGATGGAATCAAAAACCCTGAACATAACCGTATCATCGGATATGTGTGTATGCGGTGTTTCAGCGGCCATTGCTACGGCTGCGGCCTGCCGTGCCACCAAGGAAGAGCTCACCATTGCCATCGGCATGTCCATGCTCTTCACAGCCATTATGATGATCGCTCTGCCCACCTTCATCGTATCCGTTGGCATGCATCCAGTTCTGGGCGGAGCCTGGATAGGTGGCACCATCGACTCTACGGGTGCCGTTGTTGCCGCAGGTGCCTTCCTTGGTGAAACAGGGATGTTTGTTGCTGCAACCATCAAAATGATCCAGAATATCATGATAGGTGCCATTGCCTTTGGTGTGGCCGTATACTGGTGTGCCAAGGTGGATTGTGTTGAAGGCCAGACCGTTAAGAAAATGGAGATCTGGTATCGTTTCCCCAAATTTGTTCTCGGTTTCATTGCCGCATCCGTAGTCTTTTCCATCATGATCGAAGCCATGGGCGCCCGCGGGGACGTCATGCTGGATCAGGGCGTACTTCGCGGTTTCAGCCGTCCCTGCCGTGAATGGTTCTTTATTCTGGCCTTTGCCTCCATAGGTCTGACATCGAACTTCAGGGAAATGGCCAAACACTTTACCGGTGGCAAACCTGTTATCCTCTATGTATGCGGTCAGAGCCTTAACCTCGCCCTGACCCTGCTCATGGCATACATCATGTTCTTCCTTGTATTCCCTGACATTACAGCAAGCCTGTAAAAGAAACTGAGAGTTCCGTCCGTATCCTCTGCATTGATGGGATACGGACGGAAAATTTTATTCGAATCCGGTAAAAAGACCATACTGAAATAGCAGCGCACGCCGTGTCACGGCGTCCTGCCATAGAGTAACTTGTACCGGATTTGAACTCGTTTCGACCAGTGATGGACAATTAGTCCTTTTTTAAAGATTTAAATTTAAAGAACTAAATTTAAGTTATTCAGAAGTTACTATAAATCTTTCAAGCGGAGGTAAGGGAATGTCAGAAAAAAAAACATTAGCCGGCATAGCCAAACTAATCATGGGTGTGGCAGGTTTCTGGATTGCAGTCGCCCTTGTACTGCCATGGATGCAGACCCTTCCTGTGATCCGGCCTGTGATGGATATTATCATTGCTGCAGATCTTGATGCCAACCAGTATTTTTACACCCAGTCTGAAGAAACCTTCACTGCCCAGTCCCATATGCGGTCCGGCATCCGGCGATCAGAGCAATAAAAAAACATCCGCAACAAAAAACCAGTGGCTATTCATTGCGGACGTTTTCAGACCATTCAGACTACCTGCTTTTTTGTCTGTCAGGAGGCTAGCGGATCAGCAGCAGTCTTAAAAAACCTCCTTCACTTCTTTCTCCCGGATACCGCCAGCAATTTTTTCCATTCTCTTTGTCACTTCCAAAGCAGCCTCACTGGTCTGAAAGCTCTTGTTAACATAGCGCAAGACTTCCTTTTCTGCCTTTTCCAAAGCATTGTAAAAGGCTTTCAGCTTTCCGGCCTCGCCGTAGGCTGCCTTGACCATGGCTTCGTAACTCTTCCCCCGGGCATCCATCAGCAACTTATAATGATGAAAGAACAGACGGATCTCCTCAAGCTGTTTCTCACAGATGCGAACTTCCTTTTCCTCATGCATCTCCACCGAAGGAAAACAATTTTCAAGGTTTATGATTACCCCTTTTTCTTCCTTCATGGAATAAAAGGCCAGCTCCAGTGCTTTCTCACGGGTTTTTATATAATTTTCCGCAAAACCATGGATGCTCTTTTTATATTTCTGAATATTAAAGGCATGATGGATAAACAGTATGGGGATCAAAATCATCCATACTGAAGCCTCCGGCTTCTGGATAAGTTCCCGGGCCAAAGCATAAGCCTTACGTTTTTCTGCTGCCAGAATAATCTCCTGCTTTTCTTCCAGTGTAAGTGCCAATGTCTGCTCCATAAAAAATCATTGAGGGATTACTTTACTTTCATAAGCGCCACCAAAGCAAAATGCCGCAGGGCTTACATTTCAAAAAACATACAAAATAAGAGCCAGAACCAGATGCGCACAAAGCCCTGCCGCCACATCATCCAGCACAATTCCCGCACCTCCGGGAATTTTTTCATCAAAAAAATTAACGGGCCATGGTTTAACAATATCAAAAAAACGAAACAGAAAAAAACCCAGCACCAAAGTAAAAAACGATAAAGGAAAGAACATCAGGGTAACGGCAAGACCCAGCACCTC
This window of the Desulfobotulus mexicanus genome carries:
- a CDS encoding YeiH family protein, yielding MSGQSRQPEIVVDQAKWEWSELYKKEDWWAIWLGIIILIVGLIIFLPRPPADMDQKIAQAQRTMQAEDARAPFHTLEWHRANDSFSGLRARNESHGKTIAKWLATPARWASNPMEALILTEARAAEIREGAKEKHAAAQEKTKAALAQAEADQAAAANAAFQNTELNKKAEGSISQWRSARSAESRARSQTGTQAYNKIPYLFGIGVIFMLFFAAGTTVMNINTANFIKGFGFVFLLAIISEIIGANSTLRSWGFGPLIWAILGGMLIANTIGTPQFIKDAAQTEYFIKTGLVLLGAEILFGKILAIGLPGIFVAWVVTPTVLVLTYIFGQKVLKMESKTLNITVSSDMCVCGVSAAIATAAACRATKEELTIAIGMSMLFTAIMMIALPTFIVSVGMHPVLGGAWIGGTIDSTGAVVAAGAFLGETGMFVAATIKMIQNIMIGAIAFGVAVYWCAKVDCVEGQTVKKMEIWYRFPKFVLGFIAASVVFSIMIEAMGARGDVMLDQGVLRGFSRPCREWFFILAFASIGLTSNFREMAKHFTGGKPVILYVCGQSLNLALTLLMAYIMFFLVFPDITASL
- a CDS encoding NF038143 family protein — encoded protein: MEQTLALTLEEKQEIILAAEKRKAYALARELIQKPEASVWMILIPILFIHHAFNIQKYKKSIHGFAENYIKTREKALELAFYSMKEEKGVIINLENCFPSVEMHEEKEVRICEKQLEEIRLFFHHYKLLMDARGKSYEAMVKAAYGEAGKLKAFYNALEKAEKEVLRYVNKSFQTSEAALEVTKRMEKIAGGIREKEVKEVF